The window GAATGAGATTCTGAGTGTGAGGAGTCGGGATCTGGTTTCAGTCCTGTAGCATGCGTAAACTGCTGATTCACGTAAATTTCCTTCTAGACAAGGCGGCCTGTCTAAAGTGTATTTTCATGTGACAGCACCAGGATCATGTTACTATTACATTAATCCGTAAAAGTCAATAGTTATTTAACAAGAAAAATACTCCAGTGCTAATTGAAGGAGGGGGATTTTGTGCATGATTTAAATGAGTTATTAAAAGTGAATCAAGTGGACTATTTTATAAAGAGCAATGTAATTATCAGTTGAAAGTTTATGGATAGGCATGTTTAAATGCTATCAGGAAAACTAATGGGGGGggtgttttattgtaaattaattgtGCATAGTATAAGTAATTATAAAATAACTACAAAACCACCAGATTCTGTCCAAATAGTTAGGAAACAGTTGAAAAACTGCCTATTTTGTGAACATTCAGGCCTGAAATAAGCAAATAAACGAAGTCATGgtgacacacagatatacacacttTGACCCCGTTTTGTTGTACATTTGACATAGTTACACACAAGTTGTGATTAGTTCAGGGCAGCACATTCATCCTCAAGAAAATATCATTTTGTGACACCATTCATGTCAGAATTAAGGGTACTGTGGTAAATACTGACAAATATGACACAGTCACCGCTCATCAGAGGCAAATAGCTATGGAGCAAAGCAAACCTGAAATAGAGACTAAAAATCTGTATCAAAACTCATATCATTAACACATAATCACTGTATGCAAACATCCACTGCTGCCATGCAATGCCATGCAGTCTTCAGTAATCTCCTGTTTCTGTCTACCATCCATGATCAACTCTATGTGCAGTAAAATGTGAATAAGGCAAAGGAAATTGACCATGGCTTCTATTGATCACCCTACCATTAGTGCATTTCCATTACCAGCTTGCATATAAGCTCAGTAAAATACTGACAGGCTTTAATGGCCTCTCAGTTAGATTGAAGGCCTTTATGTTCCGTCATGTGCGGCCCCAAAGCAAGGACATGTCATGAGAGCACACACACCATATTAAAAGTCTCCTGTAAGGGGATGAAGTATGGTTATTAAATGTATCTCTGCAGTGGTGTAGTGACTCTGTGCTCTGCAGTGTCTTCACAGTGATGAGAGATGCTGCCAGCTCTTCAAAAAGCACCTGTTACCAACAAACTGATGAGAATGAAAACATGAGACACTATTTAGGCTGGAAAATGAGAGTGCAGTGGGAAGAGGTgacctttttttaaagggaGATGAGTCATTAATGATTCTGAGGACACATACAGTAAGGCTTTACCAGTCAGTCCTActgtgtattgtattgtattgcattgcattgcacatgcacacacgcacgcacgcacgcacgcattgCACATACTTATTATTGTGTGTTGAAAATGACCAGGTGAGCAGCTCAGCCCTGGTTCTCCTCTCTTGGTGAAAGCAACAGTGCTCTGTTGATCCCTTCAGATAAAACAGCAAAATCCCTCCACATCCGAAGATACCCCAAACAGTCCcagccagtaaaaaaaaaaaacaagatgctCACTGTGCGCCACAGTCAAGGAAAAAATCGGATCGGATGAGAGGCATCAAAGGACAGAGCTGTGTTCTCCTTATCAATATATCTCGGGGTGCGGCGCACACCATCCCGCATTCACTACAGCAACTCCAGAGATTAAAATCCTGCCCGGCCTCAAACTACGACTGCATCCCAGAGATTCGTCAGGGGAACAGGGTGCCTGTCATGTTTTTCCTCCTTCCTTGTAGGATTATTCCTTTCATTGAATCCATCCGATCCGAACTCGCATCGAAATACTCACACACATCCTCAGCAGTGGTGTAGAAGACAATCAGTCTCTGACATCTGGAATGAAACAAAAGACAGTCAAACAGCGCTGCAGATGCTTCAGCAGCAGCTCGATGTTCTGTAGCAGCCGCTATCCCCTTACCGgttagtgcgtgtgtgtggtacGCACGCCGGTCTGGGATACAGGGCGTTGCTGGTAGGATGCTACAGGAGGAAAATAAATATCgttttgcttttgattgtttccTCCTAATCCTCATCCTAACCTCATGTTTTAGAATTAAATAAATCtcacagagaaaaaataaataaaatgaaagtagTAAAAATAAAGTAGTAGGCTAGGCACTGTATGCACAGTACAATAGATGATACATTTTAAGTCCccttttaacacattttaacagGGATTTAAGAAAAGGACACTGAGCTAAAAGTTGGAATCAATTCACAGTTAGGCTAATTAAATGTAGCCTAGATCAGATTGGCTGCCACAGGCTGTTTCAATAAATTAGCCCCTCCGATGCCGATTTAAACCTTTTAAGTAGTATTCAATTTTCTATTGTGGGGCTACTTTGGgccagaaatgaaatgaaattagtAACCCAAGGAAATTAGGGTAAAGCCCCGCTgtgaataataatatataatatttttagcCTATTTCTCATCTTGCCACATAATAGCTACTGATACAGATGATCAATTCGGCACCGTCGTTGTCAATGCACTGCTGTTGAcagtctgtgcaacatgaagaAGGTTTGGGTGAGATTTCAGGCCCCGCTGTCTCTTTAAAGGCCGCACCTGCGCAGCTGCCTGGTGCTGATGCTGCAGTGCCCGGGTTATTTTCGGTAAAACAGCCGGGGTTACTCGCGTTCAAGCGGGCCCTACATGCCTTACATCACCCCTGAGAGGAAATCAAACCCATGTTTAGCCAATCGCACCTGCATCTTAATCAGACCAATTTAAAACGAGCTCTCTCGTCGCCACATAAGCAATTTCAGCACAGCAAGCCATCTCTCTCTGTGATATATGCCTACTTAAGGTGTAAGCAGGACCATTGTTAGACAGAGACACTGTAACACATGATGTTAACCTGAATCCATTACACTGATTGCACATCTTAGAGATTATATGATTAGGACTGTAAACCATCACAGATttgtacattttgttattttttgctATAACTCAGCCTGGGTGTGATGGAGACAAGTCAGTATCCAAAATAAGGATGGATGCTTTGTTTTTAGGCTCCAGTAAATGTGTTGCATGGCCATTTTCAAGCTTGACTGATTGATAAGATGGCTATAGGGACATGTGAGGTGCTATTGTTCTACTTAGAAAGCCAAATACTGATTGCATAATGTAATATTTGCCTCAAGGAAAGGGGATATGACCTTTCTTTAACTCTCTGCAGAATAGGCTTGAGTTTGCATTCATAAATGATCTAAAAACAGCCAAGCATTGTCATTCACGCCCTGTGAGAAGACATAACCACAGGGCAGATCATAAATCAACTAAATGATCATTAAGTCACTTTAGAGATAACATTGGTTCTCTATTTATGAAGCACACATTAACAGCGACTGGTTGCCACGTGTGAGATAAGAGCAAACACGCCTGTTAGTTTTAGTATCAGTCTGTCACTGTGAATATTTAAACTCAACAAAGACGTCTTTGCAAAGTGACATGGTGACTGCATGAGTAAAGGTAGGACTGGAGTGTGCACACAAATGAGGGTTAGGCACACTATAAGTAGTGAGCTGAAGTGTCAGTAGATATCTGAGGGACACGATCGTACAGGATGGCCCTAAGAACAActgctctcctctctgtggGCTTTCTTCTGTTGCTGACACGAGGAGCTCTCACAGACGCAGGTGAATATTTAagaaaatataataaacatgaccttaaatATCAAACTTTTGTGCACATGTATAATGTAAAGTGTCACTATAACTGAATATAACATGGTGTGCAGGACCAGCGACTCTTCCTATCAGACTGTCTGTGGAGAATGACATCTCTAACATGACTCCTGAGACCCATTTCAGCTCTGTGGTGGAGGGAGGCGTGCTGCTGGGCGCTCTGAGGAGACTGCAGGAAACACAGAGGGACTTCAAGTAAGACCACCCATTATCCCCTTTAATCTCTCTGCATGACATCCTTTATTCTTAAAAGGTGGCTCGGCTGCTTCTCCTACATATTCAAGCTTGTGATTACCTGTTTCTGCTAGATAGCTGTCCTGACTTCTCTGTGTATGGCCAGGTTCACTTTGAAGGAGAACCCAGACTTTGGCCTGTGGCTGGAGAGTGTGAATGGAGTAGCTGGAAACGAGCACGAGCAGACATACTGGGAGATCCTGTCAGAAAGCTCAGGAGAGTACACCAAACTGGATGTGGGTGAGTATCCTCCCCAGAGTTAACAACATATCTGACTTAATGAGCTGAAATGAGGCAGGAGAATTGGTTGTCCTTTCACTTATTGCTTCAGGATTTCCTCTGGTGGGAAATTTCTTAAAAAATATTATTGTTGTGACAATATTAGTCACTCTTTGTCTTCAATATATTTGGTGTGACTTTTGCTGTTCATGAGCAGGCAGTGCAACTACataattgtttatttttgagTGCTTCTTTAGTTTTTGGAGTAAAAAGGGTGTAAATAGTTTCTCATTATCTTCTAATTGCTAATAATGCAAGAACACCATTTCAACtgagcagcagaactgagaactgTGTTTCTCTCAGAATTTGTGTTCgtaattaaaatgtctttcagTTTCTGACTTAAACGTATCCCTTTTTCACAGGAATTGGCTGCTACAAACCTAAAGCAAATGAGCACATCATCCTTAGGTTCAGCACCTGGCCCTAACAGTGATGAACAAGCTGAGGTGTTCAGCAGTAACTCTTCAGGATAAGATGTAAAAGAGGATCAAACTTGAtctttatttttggcatttatGGCTGTTTCTTGACTATAAAGTTCCTGTAAAGTGTAAAGGGGGGTAACTGTTGTGACCTGTTGTGtgagaataaagaatgcagcaACATCTAGTGGCAGTCATGAgcaatgtcatttatcagattATTTGCATCAAATTTAACAAACTCCAACTCAACCGGCTtgcaaaatatcaaacaaatgaaaaataatcacaTAATGGCACTATCTGAAAAATATATGcaacatttgtttacattttgtgaatgctttttaactttaaatatATATGGGGTATTAGTAATGAATACAACAAAAAATTTGAAGACTACACAGACAATATACAAAGAAATGTCATATGCCTGGAAGCGTTCTGCCAATCAAAATTGTTTGAGTGCAGAAAGGTTGAATAACACCGGGAAGTGAGATGCATACAACTGTTATAAGTGGCAACAGCTAATGCCAACTGTTTAAGGAAATTACCgcagattcacacatttcatctatataaaaataaagatttgatTTGACAACGAAAATAGATGTGCCATTTTTCcacaataaataatttaaatattaaaaagtgtACATAGTCTACTACCTATAAAACAATTTGCTTATAAGGTCTAGAACACTCTTCTGACCCCTGACCTCCCCGACCAAAGCTCCTCTCTTTGAAACAAGATTAAGGTTTCATCTTCCTCCAAGACAGATGGACTAAGAGGAGGAGCAACGAGGCAGAGTGATTTGTCTACACAATTGGATGAAGCAGCAAGAACATAGCGTGGCTTTGCGGTGTACAAGCTGTGTATATTTTACTAATCTGTTGTCTAACTGTTTCTCCATGTTTTAGcctgtaaatgtaaaaataaaaagtcaaaagtgTTCTTTGCATGGACTTCTTTAAAGAAAGAGAGCAAATTAATGTTTAAAGCAATACTTTACCACAGTCAAGGTAATTTCACTGACACATTGCAACATGCTCACTTTACATCAGTTCATCAATTGTGCGCGACAGTGTGGCGGGTAAGCTTCTCACCACATGATAAAGCGCAGTCACAAATGCAAGGGACACACAGTGCAAAGAACCGCTTCCAGCCAGTCTCCTTCTTATAACAGTTGTCTATCCGAGTGCAGCCTTGTTTGGGTGGGCCAAAGTAGCTCTTGTATGCGCAGGTGGAGTTGCAAGTCCCATTCAGTTCACTCTCACTGATTTCAACGCGTCCCCGCGCACATATTCCTAAAAGACAGGTACAGAGAAATCATATGATGAGCTAAACAGTTCATAAGGGATCATAACATATTTGTGTCATTGTGGTCAGTGTTTACTCACTGAGACAGGTAGGTTTCTGGGTCCAGAGGCCATTAGGCTGGCAAGATCTGGTAGGGTTTCCCACCAGCATGAAGCCAGGGCGACAGGAGTACCTCACCACAGAGCCCACCCACCAGTCATTACCATACACTTGTCCATTATAGTCCACATCGGGCTTCCCACAGTTCACTGCCATACAAAGCAAAGGAAATGCAAAGGCATAAAGCTTCATAACAGGTTGATCAGACACAGGGACTCCTATCTAATGTCAATAGAGTGTCAGTCAGCTTACCTCTGCACAGGGACTTGTAGCCGAGCCAGCAGCAGCTTGAGTCTCCACAGCGATCTCTCCTCAGCTCCTGGTGCCGTGCCTTACAACCTCCTAAACAAAGGGGCGCTGACCCGGACCAATATATGTCTTCTATGAAATCTGGTTGGGAAATCCATTCTGTCTCACctacagtaaaacatttttattagcTTTTTAATATACTACAACTGGACAAATCCCTAACAtccatataataaaataataatggttCTTAAAGTTTTTCAATGCAAACCTCATACTGGAAATATTTCCAGGCTTCTAGGCCAAGCGTAAGAAagatgttattattgttaaacaGGGATCCATTAACCTATCTTAGAGAATAgaacatcattaaaaaaataacatgttctGCTGTTATAGGAGGTCTTACCACTACCTTCCACCTCACCAATCCATCCAGGAAACTGAGAAATGGCTCTTTGGAAGGACccaaacaacagcaacagcagtggATATAACCTCATCGTGCCCATCTTCAGATGCAATCAGTTTCTGTGGAAAAACTGCAGATGGATCTGGGAACTGAGTCCAAGTCGTGCAGCAACAGTCtatacattttcattcattgcaAACTCAACAGACATGAAGTCATTAGAAGCTGTCCCAGTAGAGCTGTGTTCACTAACTGCAGAGGGAAGAAGCAGAGCGGTAAGTAACAAGtaagctctgtgtgttgcctaATCTTCTACACACAGCTAATGCCACTAGGTACTGTATGTCATGCTGCGGCAAAGACACACTTAAATCACTTGATTACCACAGCTTTTTATAAGATCAAAGCACAAAGTGGAGAAGTGGAAGATCACATTGCCAGGTGTAGCCGGTAGAGTTATGAAAAGCAGTAATTttgttgtttaaatatttgCCATCAAAGCACTGATATTGTATGTACGTACCGTTGAgtaatagaataaaaaaagagtacACATTTTTGggcttaaaatacaattttatcTAATAGAGGAAAGAAGTGAAAGTAGAAGTGTGCCTTCAAATAGTCTACCTCCTAGACAcccaatatatatttttctaataAGCGCTCAGTCAATACATTTTAGATCAATAAAATTTCCAGTCAAGCAGAGCACGATTTAATCATAGAGCTGCAGTAGAGCAGTTACATTCAGCAGGGGGCGCCATAATGGAAGTACAGATGGTGGATCCTATCAATGTATtgacttgcaaaaaaaaaaaaaatcacatgaattaaattaaaacaatgcaTATTCCTCTTTATATTTAGCACCATTGAAGAAAACATTTTACTCTGCAACTTTAAAAACATCTGAAtaagacaacaaaaaaactagTTCAAATGTGATATTCGCAAACATTGTGTCACCAGTTTATTCAAGTTGTTTAAACGTCAGAAAATACAAACTCTAAACTAATAAGGTTGCCTCTTTGCTGCATTCCATACATTTTGGTGAATAATAATGCTTACAGGCCATTGTTGTAACTTATACAGTATGCCTGACCTTTCAAAGGAGGGTGTAGTTGATATATTTCTGAATTTGGGAGAACGATCTATAAAGGAATGACAACACACTAGGCAGTGCAGCATTAGTATTAAACTGTCTAAACATGTAACAGTATAAGATACAATGAAtttattgaaaataataataataaatactgaAAAACAGGTTGTCCACAAGCTCAACATTAGCAATAAAAACAGGTTTATTACCCAACATAGGCTTAGGCCGCATTCACACCAAATCAGGTGTTGCGGCAATTAGcgcagggttgtgcggcggtatgggagtgtcacttaaatggccatttgtgtttcaattgtGTTCCCcactagggatgtcacgagaaccgataCTTCGGTACCAAGTCAATGCCAAAATTCTAAAAACGTGACGGTACTTGTTTTTCTACAGTACCCAGTACCGCAGGTACCAGAGGTACCGAGGGATGCAATTCTTTCGAACCTGATGTGGGTAGCATAACCGCCTACAAGTGTTCTAGTCTCTGGCTAAATGCCGAAGAAGAATGCCTACCAGCAACGAAGAACACAGAAtagcgcccatggatgtataaagagaactggatacagtgttggAAGCGGGACCCCCGCTCATTCCtgtgagagttgctcagtggtgcATGAAGCCAGAAAAGTTCAACTGCCACGTCTAAAATTACCCGGATGATCGGCACTACTTCCGCACTGTGTGGCCCATAGAGGAGGCGCACTAGAGACTTCTGCCGGCTACATCCTGTTTAGCACTCCGGCTAACTTGAATAGGGAATAAATTATTTAATCGTGCTCTTCTAGCGTTTCCAAATGTTTTAggaccgaatggatcaaattctgatagtgaaacgagtcatttcGCAGGGTTGTGacgcttaaaaaaaatgtattcactgaTTTACTGACATCTCTTATgccatgtaagtctatgggaaaaagtATCTTTGGGCCATAGGGCATCCGATGCACACTGATGGCTTGACCGCAGCCACTGGCTTTACCGTACGTCTACGGCAACGGCTTTCACGAGTTTACCTGAAACTCCCAAACTGCAAGTAAGTCcgtttctctctgctgttgtttttcacattgagcctaacgttagctaaggtAGCTGACATTAGTTGACGTTAGCGCTTGTTACAGTGGACCTCTGCATATTATCAGTTCtatgtgaaaaaacaacaacggcagagagaaacaccCTTAACATACTTGCTGTTTGGAAGTTCCAGGTGAACTCATGAAAGACATTATCATATGTTagctgtgtggtgatgccaggcAGAAGACTGACATTTTCTCCAGATTACATGTAAATAACCCACTTCTTTCCCACCCCATCAAACCCCAAAAACTGACACTGAAACAAGAATGACATCAAGTGTGCCTGAttttgtgtgaatgcagccttaTAGTCAAGAATTGGTCATCATGGAATACGCATTTTTTTAGACGCATTTAGACGTTTAAACTTATTATTAAGTGCTTCCAGCCCCCATTAAAGGCTCAGGAATTCCACAATTTTTTTCAGGCATGTGCCATGCATCTGTGAAACAGCACAGCTGATTACAGAATATCCTGTCGACGTTTATGCAGGACTGTGGCAGTCAACCTACGTGCATTCCTTGCTGCTGAGCAGGATCCTGTAATTGCTGCATGATGGAGTGCTCCCCTGCTTCTGACAAACCTCCAGTGAGAACATACAACATGCCCTCTTCCTGACTGCCTCCCTCAGCGCTGGCGGTTGTACCCTCAATCCTCTGCTCCTCTAGTAGCACCCCTCTCAGTTCTACCTGCAACTCTGAGGGAGCTGCCCCCAGGTATTCTTCCTCAATCTGGCCGctgtcctcatcctcctccGCTTGACTACTTTGTCTTTCCCTCATTAGCTGCTCCGTCAGTTCCACACTCTCGTAACGAATCAGTTGCAGCCGCAAGAAGCCGTCCTCGTGCTCCTTGTACCTGGCAGAGTGAAGAAGAAGCCATCAGGGCTGCAACACTCCACACATCTCAAATTCAGCATTACTGGGTTGATTGGTTTGGCAGTGTTTCTTACCTGAACCTGGGGTGTCCAGAGGGCCATTTGAATTGGTGCTTTTTGTGCAGATGAATAGTTAGGTTGTTGCCCCGGGTGAAGCACTGATCGCACACATGGCACTTGTAGCGGGCTACAAAATTCCCCTGATTACGGAAAGGAAACATTAGAGAACTATAAATGATAATAAACTCTCTATATGAGTGCAAATTAACAGTAATTGAAAAGATTCCCCCTTTCACCTCATGCTCTCTTTTGTGGTGAATCGTCATGGTGCCGAGGTTACGAGAGGTGAAGCCACAGCCAGGAACGTTGCAGTGAAATGCCGGCTCGCTGCTGTGGGTATCCAGGTGTTTGCGCAAGTCTATTAGATTCTTACAGCTGCAAATTCAAAATCAAGTGTGAGAGTATTAAAAAAATGCCAGTGTGTTTTAACAGCCTAATCTTAATCGTTTTACATTGCTGCAGATTCAAAGGCTAGATACCTGTATTCACAGTATTCACAGCTGTATGGCTTTTCGTTACTATGGCGGAACTTAATATGGTTGCGTAGTGAAGAAGGTGATGGACAAGTCATGTCACACAGCGGGCATTTGTAGTGGCTCACTGTAccaacaagaaaaagaa is drawn from Sander vitreus isolate 19-12246 chromosome 13, sanVit1, whole genome shotgun sequence and contains these coding sequences:
- the hinfp gene encoding histone H4 transcription factor, with the translated sequence MPPNRRIHKKTLKLECEWSSCQESFSRIDNFCKHAEGHLNNALNMAEEDEEETEGERNCLWRDCGFCSVEGPEELRRHLFFHCYHTKLKQMGQQVLNAQTEIGTCSIGYQNRNVIPEIPDNFICLWEECEQPPYENPEWFYRHVEMHSLSIDIPVGDHEFPIHCGWKDCEATAKGRPKLREHLRSHTQEKVVACPGCGGMYASNTKLFDHIIRQSAMEGQRFQCSHCSKRFATERLLRDHMRTHVSHYKCPLCDMTCPSPSSLRNHIKFRHSNEKPYSCEYCEYSCKNLIDLRKHLDTHSSEPAFHCNVPGCGFTSRNLGTMTIHHKREHEGNFVARYKCHVCDQCFTRGNNLTIHLHKKHQFKWPSGHPRFRYKEHEDGFLRLQLIRYESVELTEQLMRERQSSQAEEDEDSGQIEEEYLGAAPSELQVELRGVLLEEQRIEGTTASAEGGSQEEGMLYVLTGGLSEAGEHSIMQQLQDPAQQQGMHVG